A region from the Chitinophaga sp. Cy-1792 genome encodes:
- a CDS encoding RagB/SusD family nutrient uptake outer membrane protein, with product MKVFKLLLLPIALMVIVSGCKKDFLNKKSNNNLIIPETLTDFDLILNDVGSAFCNFPDMGELSSDDYYIKDAIYNSLPILKTRNCYIWAPDIYQGDTQIFDWDYPYKQIFYCNIIIEGIKKITVTNNNKVQWHKILGSAYFLRAYALHNLATVFCTVYDSSTAAKIMGLPLRLSPDVNDTVLRSNLQDTYQQIISDLEAAEINLTVPFDITQPNRPGIESLYSLAARVYLYIGDYTKALKYSKACLDLKSVLLDYSVWDTTALKPFPVIPGSNNPEILYYDKFGYGSWFTILSTGLLVDTTLYNTYNSNDCRKTLFFRNLGGNDYGPKGGYLGLGNFFTGLSISETLLIYAESAARLQDLPTAKAAIIKLMQSRWKRNKNTGQSLYKIPDFNNGQDLLAYILIERRKEMVFKGTRFSDIKRLNRDSANIVLTRITNGFTYTLLPNDKKYALPIPPDEINLSGIPQNDR from the coding sequence ATGAAAGTTTTTAAATTATTACTTCTACCAATAGCATTAATGGTAATAGTCAGTGGTTGCAAAAAGGATTTTCTCAATAAAAAATCTAACAATAACCTGATCATACCAGAAACACTAACTGATTTTGATCTGATACTTAATGACGTTGGATCCGCTTTCTGCAATTTCCCTGATATGGGAGAACTATCCTCAGACGACTACTATATTAAAGATGCTATTTACAATTCATTGCCCATCCTTAAAACCAGAAACTGTTATATCTGGGCTCCAGATATATATCAGGGGGATACGCAGATATTTGATTGGGACTATCCCTACAAACAAATCTTCTATTGCAATATCATTATTGAAGGAATAAAGAAAATCACCGTTACAAACAATAATAAAGTACAATGGCATAAAATATTAGGAAGTGCTTATTTTCTTAGAGCCTATGCATTACACAATCTGGCCACTGTATTTTGCACTGTTTATGATAGTAGTACTGCAGCTAAAATAATGGGATTGCCATTACGCTTATCTCCCGATGTTAATGATACCGTGTTACGATCTAATTTACAAGATACTTACCAGCAAATAATTTCAGATTTAGAGGCTGCAGAAATAAATCTTACTGTTCCATTTGATATTACTCAACCTAACAGACCAGGTATAGAATCACTATATTCATTGGCTGCAAGAGTATATCTATATATTGGGGACTATACAAAAGCATTGAAATACTCAAAGGCATGTCTGGATCTGAAATCAGTATTACTTGACTATTCCGTATGGGACACCACTGCGTTGAAGCCATTTCCAGTAATCCCAGGCAGTAACAATCCAGAGATTTTATATTATGATAAGTTTGGTTATGGTAGTTGGTTTACTATACTAAGCACAGGTCTACTGGTCGATACGACTCTTTATAATACTTATAACAGCAATGATTGTAGGAAGACGCTTTTCTTTAGGAACCTTGGAGGTAATGATTATGGCCCTAAAGGAGGTTATCTAGGTTTAGGAAACTTTTTTACCGGATTGTCAATATCAGAAACACTCTTAATTTACGCTGAATCAGCAGCAAGATTACAGGATTTGCCTACAGCAAAAGCTGCCATCATTAAGCTGATGCAGTCCCGATGGAAACGAAATAAAAATACTGGTCAAAGTCTATATAAAATTCCGGATTTCAACAATGGTCAAGATCTCTTAGCATATATTCTTATAGAAAGAAGGAAGGAAATGGTATTCAAAGGGACTAGATTCAGTGATATCAAACGATTAAATCGGGATAGTGCAAATATTGTCCTTACGAGAATTACCAATGGCTTTACTTATACCCTCCTACCTAACGATAAAAAATATGCACTCCCAATACCTCCTGATGAAATAAACTTGTCAGGCATTCCACAAAATGACAGATGA
- a CDS encoding MauE/DoxX family redox-associated membrane protein — MKLNRVLIESIIFLYVLVFFYAGLTKLLNHEQTYRQMFNQPFDTRFAGFMSWFIPLLELSLCVLVFLGSTRKIGLWGSTLLMSVFTVYVGIIWFGRNNFKVPCSCGGLIAALDWPQHFWFNLTLSLLGFIAIFLFYKSNRADKVTVA; from the coding sequence ATGAAGTTAAATCGCGTATTGATTGAATCCATTATCTTCTTGTACGTGTTGGTATTTTTCTATGCAGGACTTACGAAGCTACTAAACCATGAGCAGACTTACCGTCAGATGTTCAATCAGCCTTTCGACACGCGCTTTGCTGGTTTTATGTCGTGGTTTATTCCCTTACTGGAATTGAGTTTATGCGTATTGGTTTTTCTTGGCAGTACCCGTAAAATCGGACTTTGGGGTAGTACCCTGCTGATGTCAGTATTTACGGTATATGTAGGAATAATCTGGTTCGGAAGAAACAATTTTAAAGTACCATGCAGTTGTGGTGGCCTTATTGCCGCACTTGACTGGCCACAACATTTCTGGTTCAATCTTACCCTATCTCTTCTCGGCTTCATTGCAATCTTCCTTTTCTACAAATCAAACAGGGCCGACAAAGTTACCGTTGCCTGA